A genomic stretch from Lepisosteus oculatus isolate fLepOcu1 chromosome 7, fLepOcu1.hap2, whole genome shotgun sequence includes:
- the tmem19 gene encoding transmembrane protein 19, whose amino-acid sequence MPQFEDDILMKEYFKMMTDMIVLCMTLAISLSFWIISMTASTYYGTLQPVSPWRWLFSILVPLCLTSRALKRKSLDHSGALGAMVVGFILTMANMSFFSSLLAFFVTSSRLTKWKGEVKKRIDPEYKEGGQRNWVQVFCNGGVPTELALLYMIETGPGEIPVDFGKQYSATWMCLALLGALACSAGDTWASEVGTVLGSRSPRLITTWKEVPVGTNGGVSPMGLVASLLGGMVVGLAYFTTQLLFVKDLHLAAPQWPIIAYGGAAGFLGSLLDSYLGATMQYSGYDESIGKVVNYETNYTKRISGKPILDNNAVNLFSSIIIALMLPGIAWGFWPRP is encoded by the exons ATGCCCCAGTTTGAAGATGACATCTTGATGAAAGAATATTTCAAAATGATGACTGATATGATAGTTTTGTGTATGACCCTGGCAATCTCTTTGTCATTCTGGATTATTTCCATGACTGCAAGTACATACTACG GTACATTGCAGCCTGTCTCTCCATGGCGCTGGCTGTTTTCAATTTTGGTCCCTTTGTGTCTTACCTCACGTGCTCTGAAAAGGAAAAGTCTTGACCATAGTGGAGCTCTGGGAG cAATGGTAGTTGGATTCATTCTTACCATGGCCAACATGAGCTTCTTCTCTTCTCTGTTGGCATTTTTTGTCACTTCATCCAGACTGACCAAGTGGAAGGGAGAAGTTAAGAAACGTATAGATCCAGAATATAAAGAAG GTGGCCAGAGGAACTGGGTGCAGGTTTTCTGCAATGGAGGAGTGCCTACAGAGCTGGCCCTGCTGTACATGATTGAGACAGGCCCAGGGGAGATTCCAGTGGACTTTGGGAAGCAGTACAGTGCAACCTGGATGTGTTTAGCTCTCCTGGGGGCCTTGGCATGCAGTGCTGGGGACACCTGGGCATCTGAAGTAGGAACTGTTCTCGGCTCAAGATCACCGAGATTAATCACAACGTGGAAAGAGGTCCCTGTGG GTACAAATGGAGGAGTGTCCCCCATGGGGCTGGTGGCCAGTTTGCTTGGAGGAATGGTGGTGGGCCTGGCATACTTCACCACACAGCTCCTTTTCGTGAAGGATCTGCATCTGGCAGCTCCGCAGTGGCCAATTATAGCGTACGGAGGTGCAGCTGGATTCCTGGGGTCACTGCTGGATTCTTACTTAGGAGCCACGATGCAGTATTCAG GTTATGATGAAAGCATTGGAAAGGTTGTGAACTACGAAACAAATTATACGAAGCGGATAAGCGGAAAGCCTATTCTGGACAACAATGCTGTGAACCTCTTTTCTTCTATCATCATTGCCCTGATGCTGCCTGGCATTGCATGGGGATTCTGGCCAAGGCCATAA